Proteins encoded by one window of Modestobacter marinus:
- a CDS encoding HelD family protein has product MSSPSPDRTPDPATTPDPAIAAEQVAVTDLYRRLDAARELAVTRFRQALASPVINPQSLGEREAAARFHSQRITALDAADHGLVIGRLDREEQPAPLYIGRVGLPADDPAGDPALVDWRAPASRPFYTATPFRPEGVVRRRHVRTRSRAVTAVNDEVLTVRPEDTDGPALTGEAALMAALTAQRTGRMADIVATIQAEQDAIIRSDARGVLVVQGGPGTGKTAVALHRAAYLLYTHRDRLARSGLLVVGPTPTFLRYIADVLPALGETGVLLAGLGQLRPGLDARGSESQQVAEVKGRLAMVDVLKAAVRDRETVPRGVRELRIDGVPIKLRSVDLTRCRTTGRRASRLHNLGRPAFRRALVDLVAQRYADRIGADVRGGGSLLDSRDLDALRSEIAGETAVRALVDEMWPVLTAEQLLGDLLASPERIQRATKGWTEEDRALLARPAGTPWTPADVPLLEEADELLGYDDSADRAREARRRRQARDEAQETLDLLYGSRSTDLDDDEDGEELTAGDLLDAEMLADREAEVDVRSAAERAATDRTWTFGHVVVDEAQELSAMTWRLLARKCPTRSMTVVGDLAQTGSLAGATDWGAVLTPHVRVQWRLAQLTVNYRTPAEVMAVAADVLAAGGAGTTAPRSVRSTGVPPVAERVTEATLLPRVAEVTAELATAGGTVAVVVPPSRVDDVVGRLRAGWPSVSSGPAADSSAGPVVLVPADAKGLEFDSVLLVDPAAVLAEGVRGHSDLYVALTRPTQRLTVLHPGELPGELDRLTEAGGTGD; this is encoded by the coding sequence TTGTCGAGCCCGTCCCCGGACCGCACCCCCGACCCGGCCACCACCCCCGACCCGGCCATCGCCGCCGAGCAGGTCGCCGTCACCGACCTCTACCGCCGGCTGGACGCCGCCCGCGAGCTGGCCGTGACCCGCTTCCGTCAGGCGCTGGCCAGCCCGGTGATCAACCCGCAGTCCCTCGGTGAGCGGGAGGCCGCCGCGCGCTTCCACTCGCAGCGGATCACCGCGCTGGACGCCGCCGACCACGGGCTGGTGATCGGCCGGCTGGACCGCGAGGAGCAGCCGGCCCCGCTCTACATCGGCCGGGTCGGGCTGCCCGCCGACGACCCCGCGGGTGACCCGGCGCTGGTCGACTGGCGCGCCCCGGCGTCCCGGCCGTTCTACACCGCGACCCCGTTCCGCCCCGAGGGCGTGGTGCGCCGCCGGCACGTGCGCACCCGCAGCCGGGCGGTCACCGCGGTCAACGACGAGGTGCTCACCGTCCGCCCGGAGGACACCGACGGCCCGGCGCTGACCGGCGAGGCCGCGCTGATGGCGGCGCTCACCGCCCAGCGCACCGGCCGGATGGCCGACATCGTGGCCACCATCCAGGCCGAGCAGGACGCGATCATCCGCAGCGACGCCCGCGGGGTGCTGGTGGTGCAGGGCGGCCCGGGCACCGGGAAGACGGCGGTGGCCCTGCACCGGGCGGCCTACCTGCTCTACACCCACCGCGACCGGCTCGCCCGCAGCGGCCTGCTGGTCGTCGGGCCCACCCCCACCTTCCTGCGCTACATCGCCGACGTGCTCCCCGCGCTCGGCGAGACCGGGGTGCTGCTCGCCGGGCTCGGCCAGCTGCGCCCGGGGCTGGACGCCCGCGGCTCGGAGAGCCAGCAGGTGGCGGAGGTGAAGGGCCGGCTGGCGATGGTCGACGTGCTCAAGGCCGCCGTCCGCGACCGGGAGACGGTGCCCCGCGGCGTGCGCGAGCTGCGCATCGACGGGGTGCCGATCAAGCTGCGGTCGGTCGACCTCACCCGCTGCCGCACCACCGGCCGGCGCGCCTCCCGGCTGCACAACCTGGGCCGGCCGGCCTTCCGCCGCGCGCTGGTCGACCTGGTGGCCCAGCGCTACGCCGACCGGATCGGCGCCGACGTGCGCGGCGGCGGCAGCCTGCTGGACTCCCGGGACCTGGACGCGCTGCGCTCGGAGATCGCCGGGGAGACCGCCGTCCGGGCGCTGGTGGACGAGATGTGGCCGGTGCTCACCGCGGAACAGCTGCTCGGTGACCTGCTCGCCTCCCCCGAGCGCATCCAGCGGGCGACGAAGGGCTGGACGGAGGAGGACCGCGCCCTCCTCGCCCGCCCGGCGGGCACGCCGTGGACCCCGGCCGACGTGCCGCTGCTGGAGGAGGCCGACGAGCTGCTCGGCTACGACGACAGCGCCGACCGGGCCCGCGAGGCCCGGCGCCGCCGGCAGGCCCGGGACGAGGCGCAGGAGACCCTCGACCTGCTGTACGGCTCCCGGTCCACCGACCTGGACGACGACGAGGACGGCGAGGAGCTGACCGCCGGCGACCTGCTGGACGCCGAGATGCTCGCCGACCGGGAGGCCGAGGTGGACGTCCGGTCGGCCGCCGAGCGGGCCGCGACCGACCGCACCTGGACGTTCGGCCACGTGGTCGTCGACGAGGCGCAGGAGCTGTCGGCGATGACCTGGCGGCTGCTGGCCCGCAAGTGCCCCACCCGGTCGATGACCGTGGTCGGCGACCTGGCCCAGACCGGCAGCCTGGCCGGCGCGACCGACTGGGGTGCGGTGCTCACGCCGCACGTCCGCGTGCAGTGGCGGCTGGCCCAGCTGACGGTGAACTACCGGACCCCGGCGGAGGTCATGGCGGTGGCCGCCGACGTGCTGGCCGCCGGCGGGGCCGGGACCACCGCGCCCCGGTCGGTGCGCAGCACGGGGGTGCCGCCGGTCGCCGAGCGGGTGACCGAGGCGACGCTGCTGCCCCGGGTCGCCGAGGTGACCGCCGAGCTGGCCACCGCCGGCGGCACGGTCGCGGTCGTCGTGCCGCCCAGCCGGGTCGACGACGTCGTCGGCCGGCTGCGTGCCGGCTGGCCGTCCGTCTCCAGCGGCCCGGCCGCGGACTCCTCGGCCGGGCCGGTGGTGCTGGTGCCCGCCGACGCAAAGGGCCTGGAGTTCGACTCCGTGCTGCTGGTCGACCCGGCGGCGGTGCTGGCCGAGGGCGTGCGCGGGCACAGCGACCTGTACGTGGCGCTCACCCGCCCCACCCAGCGGCTGACCGTGCTGCACCCCGGCGAGCTGCCCGGCGAGCTGGACCGGCTCACCGAGGCCGGCGGCACCGGGGACTGA